The Streptomyces sp. NBC_01363 region CTGTATCCCCGGCAGCAGTACGCCGCTTCCGCTCGGTGTCTCCAAGCGGCTCGGGGAATGGGAGTACGAATTCGCGGCACGCGTCGAGACGCTCTCGGAGGGCTCGTTCGCGGGGCGCGCGCAGGAGCTCCTCGCGCTGGTGGCCGACCATCCCCACGGTCTCGCCGGGACGTTCCCCGGCAGCCCGCACGCCTTCACCGCCATGCTCGCCCAGCGGACCGAGGGCCAGGTGCGATGGCGCACCTGGCACGCGTACCCGCAGGAGGGGCAGTTGGTGGTGACGCGCACCCGAGTGGGAGTGCGGATGCCGGCGACGGCACTCCGGGAAGTGCCAACTACGTTGTGAGCACACCACTTACACCCTTGTGGGTGACAGGCTGCGATGTGATCGTGACGTAGCGTTCGCATCATGATCGACCAGCAGGTGTCGCTGCGAGGGGGCGCGGCGTGTCTTCCCGTACGGCCGAGGACCGGTCGGTATCTCGTGCTGGCCGCTGTCTTCGTCTGTGCTGCCTGCGGTCTGGTGTACGAGCTCGAACTGGTGGCGCTCGCCTCCTATTTGATCGGTGATTCCGTCACCCAGGCATCGGTCGTGCTCTCCGTGATGGTGTTCGCGATGGGTGTCGGATCGCTTCTCGCGAAACGTTTACGCAGCCATGCCGCAGTGGGGTTCGGGCTGATCGAGGCGGCCCTCGCGCTCGTCGGCGGTTCCTCGGCGCTCGTGCTGTACGCGTCGTTCGCCTGGATCGGGGAGTCGCGGTACGCCCTGGTCGGGTTCTCGCTCACGATCGGCATCCTGATCGGTGCGGAGATTCCGCTGCTGATGACCTTGATCCAGCGCGTCGACCGGCAGGACGCGGGCGGCGCCGTCGCGGATCTCTTCGCCGCCGACTACGTGGGCGCGCTGGTCGGCGGCCTCGCGTTTCCTTTCCTGCTGCTGCCGGTGCTCGGACAGCTCACCGGGGCGCTGTTCACCGGCGCGGTCAACGCGGCGGCGGGCGGGGCGCTGGTGCTGTGCGTGTTCCGGCGGGATCTCAACCCGCGCTCCCGCTGGCTGTTGATCCTGTTCAACGTGGCGGTGATCGCCGTGCTGGCCGTCGCCACCGCACTGGTCGACGACTTCGAGCGGGCGGCGCGGCGCGCGGTGTACGGGGACGGGGTGCGGGTCGCGATGCAGACCGAGGTGCAGGAGGTGGTGCTGACCGGGTCGGGCCGCAGCTCCCTGGATCTGTATCTGGACGGGCGGCTGCGGGTCAGCGCGCGCGACGAGTACCGCTACCACGAGGCGCTGGTGCACCCCGCGATGAACGGGCCGCACGCCCGCGTCCTGATCCTGGGCGGCGGCGACGGCCTCGCTGCCCGGGAGGTGCTGCGCTATCCGGACGTACGCGACGTCACCGTGGTCGAGCTGGACCAGGGCGTCACCCGGTTGGCCCGTACCGACCGGGCGCTCTCGGAGCTGAACGGCCACGCGTTCCGCGACCCGCGGCTCACGGCGGTCACCGCGGACGCCTTCAACTGGCTGCGGGCGGCGCACGGCCGCTATGACGTGGTGATCTCCGATCTGCCCGATCCGGGGATCTCCACCAGCACGAAGCTCTACTCGGCGGAGTTCTACGGGCTGGTCGCCGAGGCACTCGCGCCCGGCGGCCGGGTGGTGGTGCACGGGGGCCCGCCGGTCTCCCGGCCACGTACGTTCTGGACGGTCGAGGCGTCGATGCGGGCGGCGGGCCTGCACACCCGCCCGTACTGGATGAGCGGCCGGCTCTCGGATTCCGCGGCCGGTCCCGACCGGGCCACGCACCGGGCGCGCCCCGCGCACGGCTGGGGCTTCGTCCTCGCCGGTCCGGGGAAGGGGCCGGAGCTCGGTCTCGCCGTGAGGGCGCCGTCGCTGCGGTCGATCACGGAGCCCGCGCTGGTGAACGCGGGACGGGAGGCGGAGCGGGCGCGGCCGGCGGGGCTGCCGCCGTCGACGCTGGTGCATCCGCGGTACTGGGAGGACCGGTGAGTGCGGCGTGGCTTTTCTCATGTGTCTGCGGAGGGCCGGGGAGCCGGGTGCGGTTCTGCCGTGCGCGGAGAGCCGC contains the following coding sequences:
- a CDS encoding DUF2617 family protein: MLTTLQTAYSDTRAADLAWALGREPLPALAVLDLDLAGARLQMRLLGASHQVLLEEDRGTCSETVACIPGSSTPLPLGVSKRLGEWEYEFAARVETLSEGSFAGRAQELLALVADHPHGLAGTFPGSPHAFTAMLAQRTEGQVRWRTWHAYPQEGQLVVTRTRVGVRMPATALREVPTTL
- a CDS encoding polyamine aminopropyltransferase, with protein sequence MIDQQVSLRGGAACLPVRPRTGRYLVLAAVFVCAACGLVYELELVALASYLIGDSVTQASVVLSVMVFAMGVGSLLAKRLRSHAAVGFGLIEAALALVGGSSALVLYASFAWIGESRYALVGFSLTIGILIGAEIPLLMTLIQRVDRQDAGGAVADLFAADYVGALVGGLAFPFLLLPVLGQLTGALFTGAVNAAAGGALVLCVFRRDLNPRSRWLLILFNVAVIAVLAVATALVDDFERAARRAVYGDGVRVAMQTEVQEVVLTGSGRSSLDLYLDGRLRVSARDEYRYHEALVHPAMNGPHARVLILGGGDGLAAREVLRYPDVRDVTVVELDQGVTRLARTDRALSELNGHAFRDPRLTAVTADAFNWLRAAHGRYDVVISDLPDPGISTSTKLYSAEFYGLVAEALAPGGRVVVHGGPPVSRPRTFWTVEASMRAAGLHTRPYWMSGRLSDSAAGPDRATHRARPAHGWGFVLAGPGKGPELGLAVRAPSLRSITEPALVNAGREAERARPAGLPPSTLVHPRYWEDR